The nucleotide window TGGGCCCCGCCTCGGCCTGCCGGAAGACGTCGTTGAAGACCTCCAGGGAGAGCGGCCCCCGGTACCCGGTCCGGAGCACCTGCCCGACGAGCCCGGCGATGTCGAAGCCGCCCTGCCCGGGGAAGCAGCGGTAGTGGCGGCTCCACTGCAGTACGTCCATCGCCATGAGCGGGGCGTCGGCCAGCTGGAGGAAGAAGATCTTCTCACCGGGGATGTCCGCGATGCCCTTGGGATCGGACCCCCGGGCGAGGATGTGGAAGCTGTCCAGGCAGGTGCCGAGCGCCGGGTGGCCGGCGGCCTCGACGATGCGCCAGGCATGGTCGTACGTGCTGACGTGCCGCCCCCAGGCCAGCGCCTCGTAGGCGACGCGGATGCCGAAGTCGTCGGCCAGTTCGGCGAGCCGGCGCAGCTGGGAGGCGGCGAGCGCGTCGTCGTCCACGGCGAGGGGTGAGACGCTGGAGCACACGAGGACGGTGTCCGCGCCGAGCCGTCGCATGACCTGGAACTTGTGCGCGGCCCGGCGCAGGTTGCGTGCGAACTCCGCCTCCGGCACGCCCTCGATGTCCCGCATCGGCTGGTACAGGTCGATGCTCAGCCCGAGGTCGGCGCACCGGGCCCGGATCTCCTCCGGCGCGAGCGGGCTGGCGAGCAGGTCGTTCTCGAAGACCTCCACGCCGTCGAACCCGGCCCGCGCGGCGGCGGTGAGCTTCTCGGTCAGCGCCCCACTGAGAGAAACAGTGGCAATGGATGTACGCACGTGTACTCCTCCTCCGGTTCACCTGCACGACACGGCTCAGGTGCACGACACGGCTCAGGCCCGAACACCGGCGACGGCCGCCAGTTCGGAGATGTCCGCATGCATCCGTCCCACGTCCGGCTTCCGTCCCGTGAACAGCCCGAAAGCGTCCGCCGCCTGGAACACGGCCATCCCCCCGCCGTCGAGCACCGCGCACCCCGCCTCCCGGGCGGCCCGTACCAACTCGGTCTCCAGCGGCCGGTAGACGACCTCGGCCACCCACAGTCCGGGGTGCAGCAACGACCTCTCGAACGGCATCCCGGGATGCGCGGCCATCCCCGTGGGCGTGGCGTGCACCACCCCGTCCGCTCCGGCCAGCAGCGAAGCCAGCCCTTCCGGACCACCGCCGGCCACCCGCCCGCCCCCGAACTGCCGGTTCAGTTCGGCGGCCAGCGCCCCCGCCCGCTCCGGCAGCGCGTCCACGACGGTGATCCGTCCCGCCCCGAGCGTGAGCAGCGCATGCGCGACGGCGGCTCCCGCGCCCCCCGCCCCCACCTGCACCACCCGCTCCAGCGGAGCGTCGGGCAGCCCCCGGGCGAAGGACGCCGCGAATCCGGTGACATCGGTGTTGTGCCCGACCGCCCGCCCCGCGTCGAAGACGACGGTGTTGACCGCCCCGAGCGCCTCGGCCTGCGGAGCGAGCGCGTCGAGGTGCTCGATGACGAGCTGCTTGCACGGGTGGGTGATGTTCAGCCCGTCGAAGCCGAGGTCGCGGGCGGCCCGTACCAGGTCCCCCACCGCGTCCGGCGCCACGCCGAGCTCATCGATGTCGATGAGCCGGTACAGGTAGCGCAGCCCCTGCCGGTCGGCCTCCCGCTCGTGCAGGGCGGGGCTGAGCGACGGACCGACACCGGCGCCGATCAGTCCGACGAGATACGAGTCCTTGACCACGGCGACCACGGCGGACCTCCAGAGCACTCACTAATGTACGAACTAGTACGTTAGCTATACCAGCATCCGCCGCCGACCGGAAGGTCCCACGGCACACCCGCGATCCCGCTCCGGCGCCTGCTTCTAGAATCTCGGACACTGCCCCCGATCCGCCCCCTCCCCCGCCCCGCACCCCTCGCTCCCGCCCGAAGGAAGTCCGATGACCAGCGTCGAAGAACCGGCAAGGCCCAACGGCCGCATCCGTGACGCCGCCCGCACGAGGGCCGAGATCATGGACGTCGCGACCCAGGAGTTCGCCCGGGCCGGCTACGACGGGGCCAGGGTCGACGAGATCGCCGCCCGCACCCGGACCACGAAGCGGATGATCTACTACTACTTCGGCGGCAAGGAGCAGCTGTTCACGGCCGTGCTGGAGCGGGCGTACGGGGTCATCCGCGAGGCCGAGCAGGGGCTCGACGTCGAACACCTGGACCCGGTCGCGGCCATCAGGCGGCTGGCCGAGCTGACCTTCGACCACCACGAGGCGCATCCGGACTTCATCCGCCTGGTCAGCATCGAGAACATCCACGGCGCGGAGCACATCGCCGCCTCCGGGAAACTCGGCAGGATCGGCTCGCCCGCGCTGGACGTGATCCGCCGCATCCTGGAATCGGGGCGGGAGTCGGGCCTGTTCACGGCCGACGTGGACGCCGTGGACCTGCACGCGATGATCAGCTCGTTCTGCTTCTTCAGGGTCGCCAACCGGCACACCTTCGGCGCGCTGTTCGGCCGCGACCTGGTCGACCCCGCCCAGCGGGAGCACTACCGCAGCATGCTGGGCGACATGGTCATCGCCTACCTGACGGCGGACCGCGCGACCCGCTGAGCGCGGGGCCCGAGCCGGAGCACGGCGGCAGGAGTTCCCTCGGCGCGACCTCTTGACACCCGGGAAACGTGGGCGCAACATCCGTAGCCAACCGCTACTAACTATCCAGTGGGTTAATTAGTCGGATGACATCCAGCGCGGCCGTCCCACCACCCGAGGGATCCGGCACTTCCTTCTGCGCCCACTCCGCGCCCCGTCCCCACCCTTCCGCCTGCTCCCCTTTTGCCCCCTCTCCCCCTTCTCCCCCTCTCCCCCTTCTCCCCCCCTCCCTTCTCCCCTTCCGCTCACTCCACCTACGTTGGAGTTCCCCCGAAGGAGCACCGCCGTGTCCGTCCCCGCAGCACCCGCCGACGCGCCGCCCGGCCAGCCGAGGAAGGCCGCGACCGCCGCCTGGATCGGCAGCGCGCTGGAGTACTACGACTTCTTCATCTACGGCAGCGCGGCCGCGCTGATCTTCCCCGAGGTCTTCTTCGACGAGTCGGACCCGGCCACCGCGACCTTGCTGTCGCTGGCCACGTTCGGGGTGGCGTACGCGGCCCGCCCGGTCGGGGCGCTGTTCCTCGGGCACTTCGGCGACAAGCTCGGCCGCAAGAAGATCATGGTCTTCACCCTGATCCTGATGGGTCTCTCCACCTTCCTCATCGGCTGCCTGCCGACACGCGACCAGGTCGGCACACTGGCGCCCGTGCTGCTGGTCCTGTGCCGGGTCCTGCAGGGCATCTCGGCCGCGGGCGAGCAGGCCAGCGCCAACTCCATGTCGCTGGAGCACGCGCCACCGGACAGGCGCGGGTTCTTCACCAGCTTCACGCTCAGCGGCACCCAGGGCGGCCAGCTGCTCGCCACGCTGGTGTTCATCCCGGTCGCCGCCCTGCCCGAGGACCAGCTGCTGTCCTGGGGCTGGCGGGTCCCCTTCTGGATGAGCATCGCGGTCGCCGTCGTCGGTTACGTCATCCGCCGCACCCTGGAGGAGACGCCGACCTTCACCCGGCAGGCCGCCACCGAGGGCGTCCCGAAGATGCCGCTCGCGGTGCTGATGCGCGAGCACTGGGCGGACGTCCTGCGGGTGGTCGCGGCCGCCCTCGTCGCCTCGGTCAGCACGATCTTCACGGTGTGGGCGCTGGCGTACGCGACCAGCGACTCGGTGGGCATGGACCGCACGTCGATGCTGTGGGTGGGCGCGCTGGCCAACCTCGTCGCGCTCGGCGCGATCCCGCTGTGGGCCACCCTGTCCGACCGCATCGGCCGCCGCCCGGTCTTCCTGATCGGCGCCGCCGGCAGCGGCGTACTGATGTTCCTCTACCTGTGGGCGATCTCCACGGGCTCGTACCCGCTGGTCCTGGTCCTCGGCATCGTCACCTTCGGAGTCGTCTACAGCGCCGCGAACGGCGTCTGGCCGTCCTTCTACGGCGAGATGTTCTCCACCCGTGTCCGCCTGTCGGGCATGGCCATCGGCACCCAGATCGGCTTCGCGGTGGCCGGCTTCGCGGTGACCTTCGCGGCGCAGATCGCGGGCCCGGACGGAGACGACTGGCTCTCGGTGGCCCTGTTCACCGCCGCCCTGTGCGTTCCTCCGGTCATCGCGGTGCTGACGGCCCGCGAAACGCACCGGACACCGACGGAGCAGCTGGGCGAGCAGGTCCGACACGAGTCACCGGACCGGTCGAAGGTGTCCGCCTGAGTTCTCCCGGCCGGTTGTCCGCCCGGCCGGTTGCCCGCCTGGCTGGTTGTCCGCCTGGCCGGTTGTCCGCCTGTTCAGCTGCCCGGCCGGCCGGGCGTCCGGCTGCCCGGGCGTCCCTCCGGTCGTCGCGGCGCGCGGTTCCCCGTGCCCCTCACAGGAGGCCGGGGCTGCGTCAGTGGCCCTCGATCGCCCATGTCCGGCTCCCGTTCGGCAGCGAGCCGGGGCGGAGGGGGGCGGCCAGCCAGTCGGCCAGGGCGGCCGCGATCGGCTGGCCCGACTCGATCTGCACGAAGCCGAACTGGCCGGACTGGTTGCACTCCAGGAACCACCACATCCCCTCGGCGTCCTCGGCGAAGTCGAAGGCGCCGTAGGCCAGCCCGGCCTCGCGGAGGTAGCTGCGCACCCCCGCCGCGACGGACGACGGCGCGTCCACCGCGTGCCACAGCGCGTCGGAGACGGCGAACCGTACGTCCACCTCGTCGGGGTCGGCGTCCGGCGCGACCGCCTTGCGGGCG belongs to Streptomyces sp. V3I8 and includes:
- a CDS encoding shikimate dehydrogenase, producing the protein MVKDSYLVGLIGAGVGPSLSPALHEREADRQGLRYLYRLIDIDELGVAPDAVGDLVRAARDLGFDGLNITHPCKQLVIEHLDALAPQAEALGAVNTVVFDAGRAVGHNTDVTGFAASFARGLPDAPLERVVQVGAGGAGAAVAHALLTLGAGRITVVDALPERAGALAAELNRQFGGGRVAGGGPEGLASLLAGADGVVHATPTGMAAHPGMPFERSLLHPGLWVAEVVYRPLETELVRAAREAGCAVLDGGGMAVFQAADAFGLFTGRKPDVGRMHADISELAAVAGVRA
- a CDS encoding TetR/AcrR family transcriptional regulator; translation: MTSVEEPARPNGRIRDAARTRAEIMDVATQEFARAGYDGARVDEIAARTRTTKRMIYYYFGGKEQLFTAVLERAYGVIREAEQGLDVEHLDPVAAIRRLAELTFDHHEAHPDFIRLVSIENIHGAEHIAASGKLGRIGSPALDVIRRILESGRESGLFTADVDAVDLHAMISSFCFFRVANRHTFGALFGRDLVDPAQREHYRSMLGDMVIAYLTADRATR
- a CDS encoding MFS transporter, yielding MSVPAAPADAPPGQPRKAATAAWIGSALEYYDFFIYGSAAALIFPEVFFDESDPATATLLSLATFGVAYAARPVGALFLGHFGDKLGRKKIMVFTLILMGLSTFLIGCLPTRDQVGTLAPVLLVLCRVLQGISAAGEQASANSMSLEHAPPDRRGFFTSFTLSGTQGGQLLATLVFIPVAALPEDQLLSWGWRVPFWMSIAVAVVGYVIRRTLEETPTFTRQAATEGVPKMPLAVLMREHWADVLRVVAAALVASVSTIFTVWALAYATSDSVGMDRTSMLWVGALANLVALGAIPLWATLSDRIGRRPVFLIGAAGSGVLMFLYLWAISTGSYPLVLVLGIVTFGVVYSAANGVWPSFYGEMFSTRVRLSGMAIGTQIGFAVAGFAVTFAAQIAGPDGDDWLSVALFTAALCVPPVIAVLTARETHRTPTEQLGEQVRHESPDRSKVSA